From a single Alkalihalophilus pseudofirmus genomic region:
- the rsmH gene encoding 16S rRNA (cytosine(1402)-N(4))-methyltransferase RsmH, with protein sequence MFTHVTVLKEESVNGLAIKPDGIYVDCTLGGAGHSSLILEQLNDEGHLYAFDQDDIALSNAEEVLAPYKGKFTLIRSNFRFLREELAKHGISKVDGVLFDLGVSSPQLDEAERGFSYHQDAALDMRMDQTAPLTAHQVVNEWEFNRLVSIISRYGEEKFAKQIARKIEARREIKTIETTGELVEIIKDAIPAPARRTGGHPAKRTFQAIRIAVNDELGSFEEALEDAITITNPKGRICVITFHSLEDRLCKEIFKEKSKGPDLPPGLPVIPEGYEPELKLITRKPIVAGNEELTANNRARSAKLRIAEKQK encoded by the coding sequence ATGTTCACCCATGTGACTGTATTAAAAGAAGAATCAGTAAATGGACTGGCGATCAAGCCAGATGGAATTTATGTGGATTGTACATTAGGAGGAGCCGGCCACTCATCACTCATTTTAGAACAATTGAATGATGAGGGTCATTTATATGCATTTGACCAAGATGACATTGCTCTTTCAAATGCAGAGGAAGTATTAGCTCCTTATAAGGGGAAATTCACTCTTATTCGCAGCAATTTCCGTTTTTTAAGAGAAGAACTTGCAAAACATGGTATCTCAAAAGTAGACGGAGTCTTATTTGATTTAGGTGTATCGTCCCCGCAGTTAGATGAAGCAGAGCGAGGCTTTAGCTATCATCAGGATGCCGCATTAGACATGAGAATGGATCAGACAGCACCTTTGACTGCTCATCAAGTGGTGAATGAATGGGAGTTTAATCGTCTTGTTTCCATCATCTCAAGGTACGGTGAAGAAAAATTTGCAAAACAGATAGCCAGAAAGATCGAGGCTAGACGTGAAATTAAAACGATTGAAACAACAGGAGAATTAGTAGAGATCATTAAGGATGCGATACCTGCTCCGGCAAGAAGAACAGGTGGACATCCAGCTAAGAGAACATTTCAAGCAATAAGAATTGCGGTTAACGATGAGCTCGGTTCGTTTGAGGAAGCGCTAGAAGATGCAATTACAATAACGAATCCAAAAGGAAGAATATGTGTCATTACATTTCATTCCCTAGAAGATCGTTTATGTAAGGAGATTTTTAAAGAGAAAAGTAAAGGGCCGGATCTCCCGCCAGGATTGCCGGTTATACCTGAAGGGTACGAGCCTGAATTAAAGTTAATTACAAGAAAGCCGATCGTAGCAGGAAACGAAGAGTTAACAGCTAATAACAGAGCGCGTTCTGCAAAATTAAGGATTGCTGAGAAGCAAAAATAA
- the mraZ gene encoding division/cell wall cluster transcriptional repressor MraZ: MFMGEYRHNVDEKGRMIIPAKFRESLGSSFVVTRGLDRCLFVYPLDEWKRLEEKLKTLPFTKKDARAFTRFFFSGAAECELDKQGRVNIAQTLREYAELEKECVIIGVSNRVEVWSKAKWEEYFEESEDSFGEIAENLIDFDL, encoded by the coding sequence ATGTTCATGGGGGAATATCGCCACAACGTCGATGAAAAAGGAAGAATGATTATACCAGCGAAGTTTCGTGAGTCGCTAGGATCATCCTTTGTAGTAACCCGTGGACTCGATCGGTGTTTATTTGTCTACCCGCTAGATGAATGGAAGCGATTAGAAGAAAAACTGAAAACACTCCCTTTCACAAAAAAAGATGCTAGAGCTTTTACTCGATTTTTCTTCTCAGGTGCCGCTGAATGTGAACTTGATAAGCAGGGAAGAGTAAATATTGCCCAAACATTGCGTGAGTACGCAGAACTTGAAAAAGAATGCGTCATTATTGGGGTATCAAATCGCGTTGAAGTATGGAGTAAAGCGAAATGGGAAGAGTATTTTGAGGAATCCGAAGACTCTTTTGGGGAGATCGCTGAAAACTTAATTGACTTTGATTTATAG
- the bshC gene encoding bacillithiol biosynthesis cysteine-adding enzyme BshC, with product MEVKEMDIAAKSGFLFDYLEGHPSIGDCFDYSQTDNERFKKRVRDLKARSFPRDALVEHLYQTHNELPYNHAVKQNIEKLLDPQTVAVVGGQQAGLLTGPLYTVYKAMTIILLAKEQERALDVPVVPIFWVAGEDHDLEEVRFVYTNNGSAWKKSGLDIVDNMQSLSKTNLPVDKVSRWLDDVFKTLPETDYTEDLTAQIKGYLENSHSFVDFFSILMNWLFKDEGLILLDSDHPALRKVETDYFMAMVDQVEELQNAQAEGEKRFSEKGYGDPISTDKENAHLFYTVKNERKRLDYKDGSFYVRGTDIQLSKSELVDLITKHPEHFSNNVVTRPIMQEMLLPVLTFVAGPGELRYWATLKPAFTLFNLKMPPLTPRMQMTIVPRHVQRWVEECGYSYESLLTGKAMDMKSEWLEAIEDYPIEEVVTKAEQSIRDAHKDIQLLANEMDDTLHKLSQKNEVMILDQLDFIKRKLELHLEQKHSKALSKFDEADSWLYPLKRPQERVIHPILLLNLAGYDAIGRIMKQKLSLNPTHKLVFL from the coding sequence ATGGAAGTTAAAGAAATGGACATTGCAGCGAAGTCAGGGTTTTTGTTTGATTACTTAGAAGGTCATCCAAGCATAGGGGATTGCTTTGATTATTCTCAAACAGATAATGAACGATTTAAAAAACGCGTTCGAGACCTTAAGGCTCGTTCTTTTCCAAGAGATGCACTAGTAGAACATTTATATCAGACTCACAATGAACTGCCGTACAATCATGCGGTGAAACAAAATATAGAAAAACTATTAGATCCACAAACAGTAGCTGTAGTTGGCGGTCAGCAGGCAGGGCTTTTGACAGGTCCTCTTTACACGGTATATAAAGCAATGACGATCATTTTACTTGCTAAGGAACAAGAGCGTGCATTAGATGTTCCTGTCGTACCTATTTTTTGGGTGGCCGGGGAAGATCACGATCTAGAGGAAGTCAGGTTTGTGTATACAAATAACGGCAGCGCGTGGAAAAAATCAGGTCTTGATATCGTTGACAACATGCAGTCATTATCTAAGACCAATTTACCTGTAGATAAAGTATCTAGATGGCTCGATGATGTGTTTAAAACCCTGCCGGAAACGGATTATACGGAAGACTTAACTGCTCAAATAAAAGGATATCTTGAAAATAGTCATTCTTTTGTAGATTTCTTCTCTATATTAATGAATTGGCTATTTAAAGATGAAGGGTTAATATTGCTTGATTCTGATCACCCTGCCCTAAGAAAAGTTGAGACCGATTATTTTATGGCAATGGTTGATCAAGTGGAAGAGCTCCAAAACGCTCAGGCAGAAGGGGAAAAGAGATTTAGTGAAAAAGGGTACGGGGATCCCATCTCAACTGACAAGGAAAATGCTCATCTCTTTTATACTGTGAAAAATGAGCGTAAACGTTTAGATTATAAAGATGGTTCCTTTTATGTGAGGGGAACAGATATCCAACTTTCTAAAAGTGAACTCGTCGATCTAATAACCAAACATCCAGAGCATTTTAGTAACAACGTAGTAACCAGACCCATAATGCAAGAGATGCTCTTGCCGGTGTTAACTTTTGTTGCTGGTCCTGGAGAGCTTCGCTATTGGGCGACATTAAAGCCTGCTTTCACTCTTTTTAATTTGAAAATGCCGCCGCTCACTCCTAGAATGCAAATGACCATTGTTCCTAGACATGTGCAAAGATGGGTGGAGGAATGTGGGTACTCCTATGAAAGCCTCCTAACTGGCAAGGCAATGGATATGAAATCAGAATGGTTAGAGGCGATTGAGGACTACCCAATAGAAGAAGTTGTTACTAAAGCAGAACAATCGATACGCGATGCTCACAAAGATATACAGCTCTTAGCAAATGAAATGGATGACACCCTTCATAAGCTTTCGCAGAAAAATGAAGTAATGATTTTAGATCAACTTGACTTTATAAAAAGAAAATTAGAACTTCATCTTGAACAAAAACATAGTAAGGCGCTTTCGAAATTTGACGAAGCTGACTCTTGGCTTTATCCGTTAAAACGACCGCAAGAACGCGTGATTCATCCCATACTTTTACTAAACTTAGCTGGTTATGATGCAATTGGCCGAATAATGAAACAAAAATTGTCATTGAATCCAACGCATAAGCTTGTCTTCTTGTAA
- a CDS encoding DUF3397 domain-containing protein, with translation MTTAFAWLLATVITLPLLGWYIFYIVTVKMTKNKSRAIRLASDVSVLFFVAAVYFIILEIWSRSFFWLLLTVFFLVALIFTIIHWKVAEDIHVRKLFKGIWRFNFLLFFFLYLVLSGYGLITRLIYSL, from the coding sequence ATGACAACTGCGTTTGCATGGCTGTTAGCAACCGTAATTACGCTGCCATTGTTGGGGTGGTATATTTTTTATATTGTTACGGTGAAAATGACAAAGAACAAATCTAGGGCTATCCGTCTTGCTTCAGATGTGTCTGTGTTATTTTTTGTGGCCGCTGTATATTTTATTATTTTAGAAATCTGGTCCAGGTCTTTCTTTTGGCTATTATTAACTGTATTCTTTTTAGTTGCACTTATCTTTACCATAATTCATTGGAAAGTCGCAGAGGATATCCATGTGAGGAAGTTGTTTAAAGGCATTTGGCGATTTAATTTTTTATTGTTCTTCTTTTTGTACCTCGTTTTAAGTGGATATGGATTAATTACAAGACTCATTTATAGTTTATAA
- a CDS encoding 2-dehydropantoate 2-reductase, with amino-acid sequence MKVHLVGGGAIGLLCSYYLARAGKNISLLTRTAEQAEAIKEKGITVIHKEKEETVSLHAMPLDEWRDQSSDCLILAVKSHQITSVLEIIRNNRINFDHILFLSNGMGHIPVIYELQTDSKAAVGVVEHGAVRKSLTSVHHTGAGRIRWSPINFSKKELDPLWENTSSIGFPVKAETDWMDMLQTKLIINVCINPLTAILKVKNGVLLENSYYKDLVRPLFNEAMRILNRNDYDEMWSLLAQVCEKTASNQSSMLTDLLKGIPTEIDSITGYLIKEARKNNVPHPYITFVHHAVKGLEV; translated from the coding sequence ATGAAGGTGCATTTGGTAGGTGGAGGAGCTATAGGGTTACTTTGCTCCTATTATTTAGCGCGAGCTGGCAAGAATATCAGCTTGCTTACACGTACAGCAGAACAAGCTGAAGCAATAAAAGAAAAAGGCATAACCGTTATACATAAGGAAAAAGAAGAAACGGTATCTCTTCATGCAATGCCATTAGATGAGTGGCGCGATCAATCAAGTGATTGCCTTATCCTTGCAGTAAAGTCGCATCAGATCACATCTGTTTTAGAGATAATAAGAAACAACCGTATTAACTTCGATCATATCCTTTTTTTATCTAATGGTATGGGACATATACCCGTTATCTATGAATTGCAAACGGATTCCAAAGCAGCTGTTGGAGTAGTAGAGCATGGGGCTGTCCGCAAATCTCTTACAAGCGTGCATCATACTGGTGCCGGCAGAATTAGATGGTCACCTATTAATTTTTCAAAAAAGGAATTAGACCCATTATGGGAGAATACTAGTTCTATCGGATTTCCGGTGAAAGCAGAAACTGATTGGATGGATATGCTTCAAACAAAGTTAATCATTAACGTTTGTATTAATCCGCTAACCGCTATTTTAAAAGTGAAAAATGGTGTTCTGCTTGAAAATTCATATTATAAAGATCTTGTAAGGCCGCTGTTTAATGAAGCCATGAGGATTTTAAATAGAAATGATTACGACGAGATGTGGTCGTTGTTAGCGCAAGTATGTGAAAAAACAGCTAGTAATCAGTCTTCGATGTTAACTGATCTTTTAAAGGGAATTCCAACTGAAATTGACAGTATCACTGGCTATCTCATAAAAGAAGCAAGAAAAAATAATGTTCCTCACCCATACATCACATTTGTCCATCATGCTGTTAAAGGGTTGGAAGTTTAA
- a CDS encoding N-acetyltransferase, with protein sequence MTHFEVQRLLVNYKTLEEFKNFREFGAAELSMKDDLEANIIENDSESPFYGIYFGKKLVARMSLYRIEGKFDRYFEPQQDYLELWKLEVLEPYRGKGYGSALVDFAKSFKLPIKTNARQGSSDFWERMGFESSTYQPSRDRGESPFVWYPLGVQEQVSAAPEMPTIESSSSI encoded by the coding sequence ATGACACACTTTGAAGTTCAACGCTTACTTGTTAATTATAAAACACTTGAGGAATTTAAAAACTTCCGTGAATTTGGAGCAGCAGAGCTTTCGATGAAAGATGATCTTGAAGCCAATATTATTGAAAATGACAGCGAGTCACCTTTTTATGGAATCTATTTTGGCAAGAAGCTCGTAGCACGAATGAGCCTTTATCGTATTGAAGGTAAGTTTGACCGTTATTTTGAGCCTCAACAAGACTACCTTGAATTATGGAAGCTAGAAGTACTAGAGCCATATAGAGGAAAAGGGTATGGTTCGGCTCTTGTTGACTTTGCTAAAAGCTTTAAACTTCCTATTAAAACAAATGCCCGTCAAGGATCAAGCGATTTCTGGGAGCGCATGGGCTTTGAATCATCAACTTACCAACCAAGCCGTGACCGTGGAGAAAGCCCGTTTGTATGGTATCCTTTAGGTGTGCAAGAACAAGTAAGTGCTGCTCCTGAGATGCCAACCATCGAATCTTCTTCATCTATTTAA
- a CDS encoding RsfA family transcriptional regulator: protein MTTIRQDAWSTDEDLILAEVVLRHIREGSTQLAAFEEVGERLSRTSAACGFRWNSAIRKKYESAISLAKKQRSKAKVAAEPFEASVEEEIRTDAIGDSIQAAEPHSLEEKDLTMEKVITFLEAYHQNDKSIENVQMIKRLESENAELIKKVERLEKEKRIIAEDYKALIGIMDRARQLSFYDQEPRNVARSTK, encoded by the coding sequence ATGACAACTATTCGTCAAGATGCTTGGAGTACAGATGAAGATTTAATATTAGCAGAGGTTGTCCTACGACATATTAGGGAGGGCAGCACTCAATTAGCGGCCTTTGAAGAGGTAGGAGAGCGCCTTTCTAGAACGAGTGCTGCTTGCGGGTTTCGCTGGAACTCTGCTATTAGAAAAAAATATGAATCTGCTATTAGTTTAGCTAAGAAGCAGCGCTCTAAGGCAAAGGTTGCTGCAGAGCCTTTTGAGGCCAGTGTTGAAGAAGAGATACGTACTGATGCTATAGGAGATTCTATTCAAGCAGCTGAGCCGCACAGCCTTGAAGAGAAAGATCTTACTATGGAAAAAGTCATTACATTCCTTGAGGCTTACCATCAAAATGATAAGAGTATCGAGAATGTACAGATGATTAAACGGTTAGAAAGTGAAAATGCTGAGCTGATTAAAAAAGTGGAGAGACTTGAAAAAGAAAAGAGAATTATTGCTGAGGATTACAAGGCTTTGATTGGGATCATGGACCGAGCTAGACAGCTCTCATTTTATGATCAGGAGCCCAGAAATGTGGCCAGGTCTACAAAATAA
- a CDS encoding enoyl-CoA hydratase/isomerase family protein: MKKVNIVQENEVTWIILNREELRNAIDEEVMDELLQGLKIARDDDSKVVIFTGEGDTAFCSGGDLSVFHKLKTEEEALGMLSKMRNVLEEIFFFPKLTVCALNGVAVGGGCELASSCDIRIAAPHVKVGFIQGKLGITTGWGGASMLYERLPQPAAMEMLMTAKIYKADEARALGYLQGIILGEPFRSGVLEWLTPYIELEKGVLEAYKSRFTGKLDRKAFSSRMRAETAECARLWETDAHHQAVDAFLNRT, encoded by the coding sequence GTGAAGAAAGTAAATATTGTACAAGAGAATGAGGTTACATGGATTATATTGAATAGAGAAGAACTTAGAAACGCAATAGATGAAGAAGTGATGGATGAGCTCTTGCAAGGACTCAAAATAGCTCGAGATGACGATAGTAAAGTAGTCATCTTTACCGGAGAAGGCGATACGGCCTTTTGTTCAGGCGGGGATCTCTCTGTATTCCATAAGCTGAAGACAGAGGAAGAGGCCTTAGGGATGTTAAGTAAAATGCGAAACGTCTTAGAAGAAATTTTCTTCTTTCCAAAGCTTACTGTGTGTGCGTTAAACGGTGTGGCAGTCGGGGGAGGCTGTGAATTAGCATCTTCTTGTGATATTAGGATAGCTGCTCCTCATGTTAAAGTTGGTTTTATTCAAGGGAAGCTTGGCATTACGACAGGATGGGGTGGTGCGTCTATGCTATATGAGAGACTTCCTCAGCCAGCAGCGATGGAAATGTTAATGACGGCGAAAATATATAAGGCAGATGAAGCGAGAGCGCTTGGTTACCTGCAAGGTATTATTTTAGGAGAACCTTTTAGAAGCGGAGTGCTTGAGTGGCTCACTCCATATATTGAGTTAGAAAAAGGAGTCCTAGAAGCATATAAATCTAGATTTACAGGTAAGCTGGATCGAAAAGCATTTTCAAGCAGAATGCGGGCAGAAACCGCAGAATGTGCGAGACTATGGGAAACAGATGCTCATCATCAAGCAGTAGATGCTTTTTTAAATCGTACATAA
- the rpmF gene encoding 50S ribosomal protein L32 has protein sequence MAVPFRRTSKTRKNKRRTHYKLAVPGMTKCPECGELKLAHRVCKECGSYKGQDVISK, from the coding sequence ATGGCAGTACCTTTTAGAAGAACTTCTAAAACTCGCAAAAATAAGCGTCGTACTCACTACAAATTAGCAGTACCTGGCATGACTAAATGCCCTGAGTGTGGAGAATTAAAACTTGCTCACCGCGTATGTAAAGAGTGTGGCTCATACAAAGGCCAAGACGTAATCAGCAAGTAA
- a CDS encoding YceD family protein codes for MKWTLQQLQIAKHKPFIFDETIDLSDLKEQNAEIRNISPIRVQGELTYSGQLLTFSLHITGELTLPCSRTLVDVLFPIDLKVIEQFRPENAYHISKEDHEEANVITGDLVDLTPAIKEYILLEIPLQVYAENQEDPQAPPSGKGWGIVTEEDQEKKVDPRLADLAKFFDDKK; via the coding sequence ATGAAATGGACATTGCAACAGCTGCAAATTGCTAAGCATAAACCTTTTATTTTTGATGAAACGATCGATTTATCAGATTTAAAAGAACAAAATGCTGAAATTCGCAACATATCTCCTATTCGAGTTCAGGGGGAGTTGACTTATTCAGGTCAGCTTTTAACGTTTAGCCTTCATATTACTGGAGAATTAACGCTTCCTTGTTCACGAACATTAGTGGATGTTTTATTCCCAATAGATCTTAAGGTGATTGAGCAGTTCCGACCTGAGAACGCGTATCACATTTCAAAAGAAGATCATGAAGAAGCGAATGTCATTACTGGAGACCTGGTAGATTTAACACCAGCGATTAAAGAGTATATTCTTCTTGAAATTCCGCTTCAAGTGTATGCTGAAAATCAAGAGGATCCACAAGCTCCCCCTTCAGGAAAAGGATGGGGAATTGTGACTGAAGAAGATCAAGAAAAGAAAGTAGATCCGAGACTTGCGGATCTAGCGAAATTTTTTGATGACAAGAAGTAA
- a CDS encoding nucleotidyltransferase, whose translation MKSVGVVVEYNPLHNGHAYHLQEARRMSQADVVVAVMSGSFLQRGEPAIISKWERAEMALHSGVDVIVELPYAYSTQKAQTFAEGAVRILNHLKVDCINFGSEVGEIEPFIRLVNFMHTHKDAWDELVRNQLQAGVSYPRACMEAFNSLDQHDSILSLSEPNNILGYHYTKAIIDSDFNIETQTTKRTSANYHDPKVTDHPIASATSIRKKVMSEKGDLTGIKHVVPHVSMNILERYQHQYGTFHSWDLYFPLLQFEIERSSIEQLREIYECEEGLEYRVKDTISNASNFNEWMEALKTKRYTWTRLQRLLTHILTNTTKQEMKAITTEPLPYIRLLGMNPKGKQYVNLIKKDLDCPLLSRFAKARGTMAAQDDRIGKIYASPLAMKGNIAALKRDYTMSPIMIK comes from the coding sequence ATGAAGTCTGTTGGGGTCGTTGTCGAATATAATCCGTTGCATAATGGACATGCCTATCACCTACAAGAAGCTCGCCGGATGAGTCAAGCCGATGTAGTAGTGGCTGTTATGAGCGGGTCCTTTTTGCAAAGAGGGGAGCCTGCTATTATCTCTAAATGGGAGCGTGCTGAAATGGCGCTTCATTCAGGTGTAGATGTTATTGTGGAACTACCGTATGCATACTCTACTCAAAAAGCGCAGACCTTTGCAGAAGGAGCTGTGCGTATTCTGAACCATTTAAAAGTAGACTGTATTAATTTCGGGAGTGAAGTTGGAGAAATCGAGCCTTTCATTCGTCTCGTCAACTTTATGCATACACATAAAGATGCTTGGGATGAATTAGTACGAAATCAACTCCAAGCCGGAGTCAGCTACCCAAGAGCCTGTATGGAAGCGTTTAACAGTCTAGATCAACATGATTCTATTCTGTCACTGAGTGAGCCTAATAACATTCTAGGTTATCATTACACAAAAGCTATCATTGATTCTGACTTCAATATAGAGACACAGACAACTAAAAGGACTAGCGCCAACTACCATGACCCTAAAGTGACCGATCATCCTATCGCCAGTGCAACGAGTATTCGGAAGAAGGTGATGTCAGAAAAAGGTGATTTGACTGGCATCAAACACGTCGTTCCGCATGTAAGCATGAATATATTAGAGCGCTATCAACATCAATACGGAACGTTCCATTCCTGGGATTTATATTTTCCTTTACTCCAGTTTGAAATCGAACGAAGCAGTATCGAACAGCTTCGTGAAATATATGAATGTGAAGAAGGCTTGGAGTACAGAGTGAAAGATACAATCAGTAACGCATCAAATTTCAATGAATGGATGGAAGCCTTAAAAACGAAACGTTATACTTGGACAAGACTTCAGAGGCTGTTAACCCACATTCTAACAAATACGACAAAACAAGAAATGAAAGCGATAACGACCGAACCGCTTCCCTATATTCGACTGCTAGGTATGAATCCTAAAGGGAAACAATATGTAAACCTCATAAAAAAAGACTTAGACTGCCCTCTTCTAAGCCGCTTTGCCAAAGCTCGCGGAACGATGGCCGCGCAAGATGATCGTATCGGGAAAATATATGCCTCTCCATTAGCTATGAAAGGGAATATAGCAGCTTTAAAAAGAGACTACACTATGTCGCCTATTATGATTAAGTAA
- a CDS encoding SepM family pheromone-processing serine protease yields MKQTKQSNWIKWRWPILIILLLGLYFTPLPYYYSQPGDALVLDDVISVDGASEEAGGSFMLTTIRMGKANPIFYAWAQFSPYRILHPESQLRFEDETDEEYQHRQLMMMTDSQEVAKIVAYEQANKEVSYEYFGVLVTVLIEGMPAIEVLEQGDRIQQVNGESIRTADELIDRLTGYEKGDNVTLTIEREGELMEVTVGFSHFPEEMNAPSDRVGIGIQAPVTDREVTFYPDVHIDTSQIGGPSAGLMFSLEIYDQLTDGNLTKGYLVAGTGTIREDGTVGRIGGAAQKVVAADRAGADYFLAPFEDGADDSNYNEAVLAAEDIGTDMEIIPINRFEEAIEFLESL; encoded by the coding sequence ATGAAGCAGACAAAACAGAGTAACTGGATAAAGTGGCGCTGGCCGATATTAATCATTTTATTATTAGGGTTGTATTTTACTCCCCTGCCGTATTACTATTCTCAGCCTGGTGATGCCTTAGTATTAGATGATGTCATCTCAGTAGATGGAGCAAGTGAAGAAGCCGGGGGATCTTTTATGCTTACGACAATAAGAATGGGAAAGGCAAACCCTATTTTTTATGCGTGGGCTCAGTTCAGTCCATATCGAATTCTTCATCCAGAGAGTCAGCTTCGATTTGAAGATGAAACAGATGAAGAGTATCAACATAGGCAGCTGATGATGATGACTGATTCACAAGAGGTAGCAAAAATTGTAGCTTATGAACAAGCAAATAAAGAAGTAAGCTATGAATACTTTGGTGTGCTGGTCACTGTATTAATTGAAGGAATGCCTGCAATTGAGGTATTAGAGCAAGGAGATCGTATCCAACAAGTAAACGGAGAAAGTATTCGGACGGCTGATGAATTGATTGATCGTTTAACTGGATATGAAAAAGGCGACAATGTAACTCTTACGATTGAAAGAGAAGGAGAGTTAATGGAGGTAACGGTTGGTTTTTCACACTTCCCTGAAGAGATGAACGCACCAAGTGATCGAGTGGGGATCGGGATACAAGCCCCCGTTACGGATCGAGAAGTTACTTTTTATCCTGATGTACATATTGATACAAGCCAAATAGGGGGGCCATCTGCAGGGTTAATGTTTTCTCTAGAAATTTATGATCAACTAACAGATGGCAATCTGACGAAAGGATATTTAGTGGCTGGTACTGGAACTATCAGAGAAGACGGGACGGTCGGACGAATCGGCGGAGCTGCCCAAAAAGTAGTAGCGGCGGATAGAGCAGGTGCCGATTATTTTCTAGCACCGTTTGAAGACGGAGCAGATGATTCAAATTACAATGAAGCGGTATTAGCTGCAGAAGATATTGGGACCGACATGGAGATTATTCCAATTAATCGTTTTGAAGAAGCCATTGAATTCCTAGAATCTTTATAA
- a CDS encoding patatin-like phospholipase family protein translates to MEKSCPKIGLALGSGGARGFAHIGVLKAFEKERIPIHYLAGSSMGSLVASLYGIGQTTASMERFASMFRRKYYIDFTVPKLGFVNGNRVKELIRLLAKSKHLEHTDIPVAVIATDLKKGERVVMTTGPIAEAVRASIGIPGIFVPEQRNGQVLVDGGVIDRVPVSVVKEMGADITIAVDVSYFRQELEFNSVYDVIMQSMDIMAREMMKPMELDCSVMIRPIVTHTSSLDFSNVEKLIERGEEAAYEQMPKIKQIINDWKGHGNEADKTE, encoded by the coding sequence ATGGAGAAGTCGTGTCCTAAAATCGGTCTCGCACTCGGTTCAGGAGGAGCAAGAGGATTTGCGCATATTGGTGTGTTAAAAGCATTCGAAAAAGAGAGGATACCCATTCATTATCTAGCTGGGAGCAGCATGGGGTCGCTTGTCGCAAGCTTGTATGGTATTGGACAAACAACGGCTTCAATGGAGCGTTTTGCATCCATGTTTAGAAGGAAATATTATATTGACTTTACTGTGCCGAAATTAGGGTTTGTAAATGGTAACCGCGTAAAAGAGCTGATCCGTTTATTAGCCAAATCTAAACACCTTGAACATACGGATATTCCGGTTGCTGTAATCGCTACTGATTTGAAAAAGGGAGAACGTGTTGTCATGACAACAGGTCCGATAGCCGAGGCTGTCAGGGCAAGTATTGGGATACCGGGGATTTTTGTACCAGAGCAGCGCAATGGTCAAGTGCTCGTTGACGGAGGGGTGATTGATCGTGTCCCTGTATCAGTGGTAAAAGAAATGGGAGCAGATATTACAATAGCAGTTGATGTGTCCTATTTTAGACAGGAATTAGAGTTTAATTCTGTTTATGATGTCATTATGCAAAGCATGGATATTATGGCACGAGAGATGATGAAACCAATGGAGCTTGATTGCTCAGTTATGATTAGGCCTATTGTTACCCATACAAGCTCACTAGATTTTTCTAATGTCGAGAAGTTAATTGAGCGGGGGGAAGAAGCCGCATATGAACAAATGCCCAAGATCAAGCAGATAATAAACGACTGGAAGGGGCACGGGAATGAAGCAGACAAAACAGAGTAA